The genomic stretch TATGTTCAAGAGCATAAATCATTTTTTCTTGGAAGTTTGCCACACTCTCCTTGCTGTTCCAGCATGTTACAGCAATTAATTTTTCCTGTAGCGTTTTTTTGCTGCCTTCCCTGCTGTAGAATGAGCCGGTTTTATTTCTCAGCAAGTGGGACAATAGATGATAAGAAAAATCTGGAATTAAGGAAAATGAACTTGAAATGCTTAAGTCTACAGCATTTGATTTTTGAAGTTGCTCGTCAATATTTGATTTGACGTAATCATAGATAGATTTGATTTGTGCTTTATGGTTATAGATTTTTTTGGAAATTTCGATGCGTTCTTTTTTTTAATGTAATGAGTTCGTTTGGTGTTTCGTTTTTTTATTGAATTTTAATTTTTTGTGACAGTAGGCTAATCTCTTTTTTTGATTTGTTCCTTTTTCTCTTTCCATTCATTTAAGTCTGTTGAGTAAGTTATGTAGCTTTGTTCATGTGTACTAAAATTTCAGAACTAAGAGTTTTTTATTTTGTTTTTTTACAATGCTCTATTTTTTTCATTCAGGGTCAATTCATCATATTTTCTATGTATATTTGGGATCATAGGTTTAGATAATTGAATTTCACAATCTCGATTTAATTTTTCTAATTTTTGTATTTGATTATCAATTATGGAATTGTTGAATTTGATATGAATAAGTTCATAAGCATTAATATTATTAGCTTTTAATATAGAATCATATTGGTTAGTTATATTGTTTAAAGATTTAATCTTGTCTGTAATAGCATCTTTATAGTTAGATAGTGTTGCTACTGTTAACTTATTACTAGTAAGAGATTCAGTGAGTAGAGTTTTATTACTATTAAGTTTCTCTTTTTTCTCCTCCCAACCATCAAGTTGAATACGTTTTTCTTTTACCTCCTCAGTATCAGCCTTTGATTTTGGATCTATTACCTCTTTTGGTAGTTCTTTTAAATGGGCTTGCAACTCTTCTTGCTTTAGCTTGAGAGCGCTTTCTTTTTTCTTTTTGGAACTCTGGAGTGAGTAAATTCTCTTTTTTTATAATTTCTGTATTAAGTTTTGAGAGCTTGTCTTTAAGAGTTGCTATTTCAATATCTACAGTTTGTTTTTTAAATTCCAGAAGATCAGAAAATGAATTTTGGCCTAATCGATCGTGTGCTGGGATATATTGGAATACAACTTTTTCAATTTCAGCTCTAAAATTCTCAGTTTTATCTATTTCGTTACAAACTTTCTCAAAATAGCTCTGAGGTAGGTATCGAGCTCGTGAGACAAGGGCAGAATCGATATTATGGTCTAATAAGCGCTTATCAGAGGTGGAGCCACTTCGGAACGTTAGTTGGGCTGCGAATCGGTCCGCTAGTCCCTTTTTTTTTAAAACGATCTTTATCTAAAAATGTGTAGTCGGTAGAATGTTCACCGTCAGCGCAAAGTGCAGTAATATCCGCTAAAGCACTTTTTCCGCTTCCTTTATTGCCGATAATTGTAATAAGTTCAGGGTTTAAGGGGATATCTACGTGCTCAAACCAAATGCTTTGTTGGTCTTTATCGCTAACCCGATTTATCGTAATTTTGTCGAGAAATTTGGCAGGCTCGTTTTTAAGTCTTGTAAGCACATCAGGCTGTGACCCGATAAAAAATCTTTCTTCTGGTTCATTAAGAGCATATTTCAACCCTTCGAAGTTAGGGCTTCCTTTAATCCAGCAGTTTTGTTTTACCGTATAATCAAGAGCATTATGATTGTCAGAGCATAAAATCATAGGGATTTCGCGGTTAATTGTTGGAAAAACAAACTTTCTATATCCTTCTTGATCTTTTTCTTGACCAAGTTCGTATATATCAACCAGATTCGCTAGGTCTGTTTTCTGAGCCATTGTATGCGGGAGGGCATTTGTAATGTTTTCAACAGAGTTTGATTTTTGCCCCGCGTGAATTGTTGTAATTCCACCAAGGCTTTTGATTAATTTTATTGTATCATCTATGTCGCAATAGACTTCATTTCTTTTCTTTGGGTTGGAGCCGTAAGTGTTTGCTATGGCGGTTTTGTTTTTAATTTGTCCCCAGATGAATTCAAGATTTGTTTTTTCTGAAAAAATTCCGATATAGTGTACTGGTTCACGTCCTCTAGCTTCAGCTAAAAATTCAATTCCGGGGAGAACTGTTATTCCTAGAGGCTTTCCTAGGTCAGCAAGTTCTTGGTAACGATTTATATTGATATAATGATGATCAGTAATAGCAAAGACTGAAATATCGTTGTGGGCCATGCTGTTAATAATATCTTGATTCGTAACATTTCTGTTTTTATAGCAAAGATTTGAGTCTGGTGTGTGAACATGAAGATCCCATTTATGCCATTCAGAGCCGCGTGAACTCATAATGCCCCCCATAATGTATATGTATTGTGTAATATGATTTATTTGTGTTTCTATTTGTAAAAAGTGGAGTGGGTTAGGTCAATAACTTCATGTTATTGTTTTTTCTGCCCCAACACCCCCAATTTCCCGACATACTCCATAAAACGCACTACGCTGCATACCAATACTTCAATAAAGGAAGGTTGGTATGCAGCGTTTTTTATTATCTCCTAACTTCTATTTAGACGAATTTTGTCGCAGCCAGACGGCGGAGCGGTTAGGGCGTTCCATTGTTGTAGAGCAGGACTCCGAGATCTTTCAGAATCTGAAACAGTTGTGCGCCACAGTCTTACAGCCGTTGCGTGATGAGCTTGGTGTTAGCATTACCATTACGAGTGGTTATCGTCCTAAGTGGCTGAATGACCATATCGGCGGTAGCCAGACGAGCTATCACTTGTTTGGACTGGCTGCTGATCTCGTTGTTCCGGGCGTTCCTCCTTTGCAGGTAGCTCAAGCTTTTGAGCGGCTGAGCCTGCCATTCCAACAAGTCATCAATGAATATGGTTCGTGGACGCACGTAGCAGTTCCTCCGATCGGAGAGGAGCCGTTACGACAGTCTCTTACTTTCGCGCACAATGGTGAGCAGCGTTGCGTTAAGGCCGGACTGCATAACGTGGTGCAGGCATAGCATATGGCGATACTATCTATCATCTCCGGTCTGTGCGCCTTTGCCCCGACTATTGCCAAATGGATTGGTGGCGACAGTGCGGAAAAAGTCACAACGCAGGTTGTGGGCATGGCAAAGGCCATTACGGGAACGGATTCCGACGATGCGGCGCTTGCCGCCTTGCAGCAGAATCCAGAGCTTGCCCTCCAGTTTCAACAGGCATGGCAGAGCTACGAGCTCGGCTTGGAAAAAGAGCTTACCAAGCGTCATGAGG from Halodesulfovibrio sp. MK-HDV encodes the following:
- a CDS encoding D-Ala-D-Ala carboxypeptidase family metallohydrolase; translated protein: MQRFLLSPNFYLDEFCRSQTAERLGRSIVVEQDSEIFQNLKQLCATVLQPLRDELGVSITITSGYRPKWLNDHIGGSQTSYHLFGLAADLVVPGVPPLQVAQAFERLSLPFQQVINEYGSWTHVAVPPIGEEPLRQSLTFAHNGEQRCVKAGLHNVVQA
- a CDS encoding PHP domain-containing protein — encoded protein: MSSRGSEWHKWDLHVHTPDSNLCYKNRNVTNQDIINSMAHNDISVFAITDHHYININRYQELADLGKPLGITVLPGIEFLAEARGREPVHYIGIFSEKTNLEFIWGQIKNKTAIANTYGSNPKKRNEVYCDIDDTIKLIKSLGGITTIHAGQKSNSVENITNALPHTMAQKTDLANLVDIYELGQEKDQEGYRKFVFPTINREIPMILCSDNHNALDYTVKQNCWIKGSPNFEGLKYALNEPEERFFIGSQPDVLTRLKNEPAKFLDKITINRVSDKDQQSIWFEHVDIPLNPELITIIGNKGSGKSALADITALCADGEHSTDYTFLDKDRFKKKGTSGPIRSPTNVPKWLHL